Below is a genomic region from Trichocoleus desertorum ATA4-8-CV12.
CACTTCGCACTTCCACCAATTGCTCCAACTAAAAAAGCAAAAGCTTCATATTTCGCAGCAGAATGAGAGCCAGAAAAGTCACACGCTACCAAGACTTCTTTACCGAATCGAATATCAGTAAAAATCGAGGAATCAACCCACTGCCGCCCTGCTATACGCTCACTAATTTGATATGCCAAAGCAAATTGGGGGTGATCTAGTTTCCGCCAAACGTACCGATGTTCCGTCATTTATCCATTTACAGTGAGGTGTAGGCAAAGCTGGCTAACTATTAACAGACAGAAAATTGCCGCCTAAGATCCTAATTTGGGTGGATAAGCGGAATAGTTCGGCCTGAAATTCAAAATTTACACTTGCGTAGGCTCATTTCTGCATAACATGCTGCTTAATCTAGATACCCCGAATCTTTCCGCATATTCTTAGATACAAAGGTAAAGCGTGTGGAGGAAATCGCCCCTCTTTTCTTAATTAAAAAAGAGCGATCGCCCGCAAGGTACTAAACCGTGATGCCTTCTAACTCTTCATCGGTGAGTTCGTAGAGTTGGCGGAGTTGGGCGAGTTTGTCTGGCTCTGGATTCCAGAAACCGCGACCATTGGCTTCTAGCATCCGGGCGACGATGTTACGGAAAGCTTCGGGGTTGGCTTGGCGGAGTTTCTCAGCCATCTCTGGGTCGAGGGCGTAGGTGTCGGCGGCTTGGTCGTAGACCCAAGATTCTTGGAAGTCGGCAGTGCCAGCCCAGCCAATTAGTGCGGTCATGCGCTGGGAGATTTCAAACGCGCCACCGGAACCTTGCGCCGCCATTGCTTCGGCCCATTTGGGATTGAGGAGTTTGGTACGGTACTCCAGGCGCAACAGATCTTCCAAACTGCGGGGGGTAGTGTCTTTCGAGAAGCTTTCCACGAAGCTGGTGGTGACTTTTTTACCGCGTTTTTGTTCGGCAGCTCGTTTCAAGCCGCCCGTGTTGGCGTAGTACTCCTGAATATCGGTGAGGCCGTATTCTAAGGAGTCGATTTCTTGAACCACGCGCTCGGTGGTTTTGAGTAGCGTGTCGAGAATTTCGGGACGGGCTTGGCCTTTGTCTTGCCGACCATAGCTAAAGGTATTGCGATCGCGCCAGGTATCCCCCAGTTCGTCCCCCGATTCCCAATTGCCATCGACCACGCGATCGTTGACTAAGGAACCGAAATCTCCGGCAGGGTTGGAGAACAAGCGGGCTGAGGCATTCTCTACACCCTGGGCTCGGAGGGCGATCTCATGTTTGCGGATAAAGTTTTGCTCTTCAGGTTCGTCGGCTTCGGCGGCGCGACGGAACAGGTCATCAAGCAGTTCAATAATATTGATAAAGCTATCGCGGAAGATGCCAGAGAGGTTGGCGAGCACATCAATCCGGGGATGGCCAACTTCGGCTAAAGGTTTGAGTTCGTAGCGGACAATTCGCCCTGTACCTTCTTTAACGGGTTCCGCGCCGACGAGTTCTAGCAAGATGCCCAAGGATTCACCTTTGGTTTTGATCGCATCTAAGCCCCAGAGCATGACGGCGACAGTTTCGGGGTAGGCGTGGTGTTCTTGCAGGTGTTGGGCAATGATTTGTTGGGCGATCGCTCGGCCTCGTTCATAGGCGGCAGCGGAGGGCATTCGGTACGGGTCGAGGGCGTGGATGTTGCGACCTGTGGGTAATACGCCAGGACCATCCCGCAGCAAGTCACCACCGGGAGCGGGGGGAATATATTCGCCGTTTAAGCCTCGCAATAAGTTGGTTAACTCGTCGGAGGTTTGGGCGAGTAAGTCTCGAACCTGGATAGCAGCTTCGAGTTTAGGAGTTTTGCCATTGAGGTCAAATTGTTGAGTCAAAGATTTGAAATCGGCTCCGGTGACAACTTGGGCGATCGCCTGTTCTGGCAATTCTTCACCTAAGTAAGCGTTCAAATAGCCTGCTAAGATTTCAGCATTGGGGACTTCTCCTAAGGTATGCAGCCCCGTGGAGAAGAGGCGATTTTCTAAAACTTGCAGATACTCGTATAGCTTCAGCAGATACCGATTGAACACTTCGGCGCTGAAGAGTTTGGCATTTTCTGTGGTCAGGGAGATGCCTAGCTTTTTGGCTTCGCCGCAGGGGCAATCGGTATCTAAGCCCGTGTCGGCAATCTTCTTCAAAATCGCTTCTTTAAGCACATAATTTTTTGTGGGGTCTTCGCGATATTCCGCAATTAGATCCCGTAGCGTCACCAATTCTTTGTAGAGTCCAGCGCGACCATAGGGCGGCACATTGTGAGAAATTAGTACGCCGTAGCCCCGCCGCTTTGCCAAAATTGACTCGGAGGGATTATTCGCTGCATATATATAGAGATTGGGCAGGTCGCCTAGCAGAATGTCTGACCAGGAATAGCCTGTATTGCCTAGCGGTGAACCAGGCAGCCATTCTACGGTGCCATGCATCCCGAAGTGGACCAGTGCATTGGCTTGAAAGTCGTGCTGCAACCACTGGTAGAAAGCGGCGTACTGCGGGTGGGGCGTGAGGTCGCGCTCAAACATCAACCGCATGGGGTCGCCTTGAATACCCAGCGGGGGCTGTACCCCAATCCAAATATTGCCAAGTTGAATGCCCCCTAAACAGAACTGATTGCCATAGGTTTTAATGCCGCTACTGGTGAGCGACTTCCACTGTTTTTCGATGCGGCTGGTTTTTAGGTAGCCCAGCCATTTCTCTAGCTGGCGATCGCTCACCAAGGTAATGGGCGCATCTTCATGATCCGTGTAAACTTCATCGGCTTCCTTTACCTGCCGAATCAGTTCTTCGCCATCCTCTGGCAAGTCGCCCACGGTGTAGCCTTGGTCTTTCAGCGCTTGGAGGAATTTCAGCAGCGATCGCGGCACATTCAACAAAGCGGCAGTGCCTACAGCTCCGTAACCCGGGGGAAAACCGTAGAGAATAATTGCCAATTTGCGATCGCTAGGCGGAGTACGGCGGAGTTCAATCCAGCGCTTCAGCCGTCCAGTCAGGCGTTGAACTCGTTCGGGAATCAGATAAATGTCTTCACCGACCAAACCGCCCAAAGGCACCGGATCGATCGCGCCATCGAGTTCGGGCAGGGAATACAGCACCACACTTTGCAGCCCACCAATCCCTTGCCGAGTCCAAGAGTGAATATCTTGAATCAACAGCGGAGCCGCGACGATATAGGGGACATTTTTGGCGCTGAGAATCCGCTTCGCCACTTCTACCTGCCGACCTGCTTCCATTGAACCCGCAGGGCCACCCACTAAGGGAAAGCCAATCGTAGAGACAATCGCATCGACAGCCACCGCTTCTTTGGAGAGGGATGGAGTCTCAATTTGGCCTTGCGATCGCTGTTCTTGCTCGTGACTAGTGGTCATCCAATCTCGCACCGCCACATGCCCTTCCACGCCATTAATAAAAATCGGCAGCGGAATCAAACCTGCTTGCTCAAAGTGGCGAATGAGTTGAGGAATGTAAGGTTGTTTGGTGACAACGTGTTTGCGATAGAGAAGGATGCCAACAACAGGGAGATTAGCGTTTTTAGGCGCGGGTTGCTCTGTAGGGGCGGGTTTTGTAGAAAATCTGTGCTGGGAGGCTGAAGATTCATAGCTAAACCTGCCCTTCCCCGATGAGCGATCGCCCAACCCAGCCTTATTAGAAGAGTGATACCAATCCAGATATTGTTGGGGAGACTCAAAATAACCTGCATAGTCGGGGTGTAACAGCCCCATGTTGGGAGTATCGATGGGCGCAGGAATTTCACCGATCGCTAAACCGAGATACTTTTCGGCGATCATCCAAAACATGGATGCGACGTTTTCTGGGCCGCCTGCATTCCAGTAGCCGTAAATAATCAGCCAATTGCGGAGGTCTTGAACTTTTTGAATCGGGACAAATTTGAGGAGTTTGGGGCCAACTTTCAAAAAGCTAAGGTAGCCTGCTAGTTTGTCTTCTTCCTTGCCGCTACCGAACTTGTCGAGGATAAATTTGACAGGTTTGGGCATCCCTTTGGGTTTGTCTCCAATGGCGAAGTCGCCCAACTTGGTTAAGCTCATCAATTCCAGCGCTGACTCGAACACCAAGCGAATCGGAATTTGCTGCACGCGATCGCGCAACCACAGCACTTGGTCGTAGTCGAACAACAAGCTGCCAAAGAAGACATCCGCTCCTTGCAGAGCCGCTGCGATCGCTTCTGATTGAGTGGTGAGGTCGCGATCGCTAAACACGCAGATCTCTAACTCTGGACAACGAGCTTGCGCCAGTTGAGCAGCTTTGCGGTATAGATTCGCATTAAAAGACTCAAACCCAGCCATCAATACAATGCGTTGCATGCCCAAAGTTAACCCGTGAACTCCTCTCCTTGATCATAAAAGCCCTATTCAGTTTGGGGTTGATTAAGCAGAGCCGTTCTAAGGGAATTGGCGATCGCTTGTGATCAATTTTTGATCGTCTGGAGTTTTATCAAAGGAGTGCAGTAGAGTTGAACGCATATTTATAGATGACAACCTTTGGATTGCCTAGCGTCCGGTGAAATTTATGACATTTAATATTGCTGCTTTAGAATTACCTGTACTCCAGAACGGGTCTGAAGGGCCAGCAGTGGGGGCTTGGCAAAGCTTTCTGAAAGGGGCTCAGTTTGTGCTCGGAGCAGTAGACGAAGACTTCAGTAGGTTGACTGATACAGCCACACGCAACTATCAACAAAAAAATAACTTACCTGCGACAGGCGTTGTAGACTACACCACCTATGCTCTAGCGCTACAGCAAGGCTTTTTGTTTAAGGTGCCAAATTTCTCGTCTGCTCTGTTGTTGAGCTATCTGAACTTTGGAGTTGCAGAAGTTAAAGACCTACAGAACAGTCTCAACGCGATCGCCCAACTCGACCCTCCCCTCACCGTGGATGGCGATTTTGGTCCCCTCAGCAGCAGAGGTTTGGCCCAAGTTTACAAGCAGAGAGATGTGCGGTTTCGCGATGACTTGCAACAGCAATTGACTGCCACGACCAAACAAAAACTCGAAACCGATTTCAGTGCGGCGATCGCATTCATTGATGACTATGCCAAAAAGTTGCGATTTCGCTTGAGTGGTCCCCATTGGGTGAAGTTTTTTCTGGCAACCAATTCTATTGAAGATTTAGCTTCACCGTTTCGGCAGCGAGCTCAAGCATTCGAAAAAGCTTTACGAGTCGCAGGGGCAAAATTAGACATTACTAATACGCTACGTCCCCCAGAGCGAGCTTACCTGATGCATTTTGCCGCCAAAATTAGTCGCTCCCAGATTCGACCTCAAGATGTGACCGCCATGCTGGGGGTGGATATTGACTGGGTACATTACACCAATGCTGGCTCTGTGCAAGCGGCTCAGCAAATGATTGATGCTTATGGGATTGGTACGAATCCTGTAGCGTTGCGATCGCTACATACCCAAGGGCTGGCGATCGACTGGTTCATCAATTGGGAAGGGACGCTGCAAATCAGAGACAGTAGCGGGCAACTCGTGAACATTGGGGCTCCCCGAAATGGCGAGAATCCCACCTTGATGAAAGTGGGGGCTTCTTACGGAGTTTATAAGCTGCTAGGCGACCCACCGCACTGGTCAGTCAATGGTGGCTAAAACTCTAGGTTAATAACTCAGGGCTCAATCAGCAATAAACCCAGAAACAAAATTTCCCTGAAGCCTTAGTCGATCCCGCTAAGGTATGTTTCTGTTGCCTGCGGATGCTTTAAATCGTCTCTATGCCCTAAGATAGATGACACTGGTTTCGCCGAACTGAAAGGGTACCTCAAATGTTGCATTGAGTATGTAAAAATACGGGAATTGGTCACTTCCTATCCTTATAAAGTGCCCTGATCCCACGCATACTATTGCATCACTTCTCCACATCCCTGACAGGCAAAGCTGAAGGCAGTAATGTCAGCTCACCTAATTAACGACGGAAGCGCATTAATGAAGCAGCCTTCAAGTCCTGTACAGGCATGGGAACAGTACCGTAACCAAGCGATCGCCTGCTATAGCAATAACCAGTTTCGAGAGTACCTAACCCTCTCTGAGCAGAATTTGGAGTTGGCCCGAACGCTAGGAGACAGAACCAAAGAAGCGATCGCCCTGAACCAAGTCGGGTTGGCGCATATTCGCTTATGGCAACCCCAACAAGCTTTGGGATTTCTTCAGCAAGCCCTAGTGCTGCAACGAGCCTTGGGCGCGTCTTTATCAGCAGCACAAGCTAAAATCCCTCAGCCAAACATCGCTTCACCGCTATTTGGCGAAGCCACCACCCTCAACAATATGGGTTCTGTTTATAGCCAGCTAGGAGAACCCCAACGAGCTTTGGAGTTTTTTAACCAAGCCCTCGTGATTTTTCGTGAATTGGGCGATCGCCGGATTGAAGCTGTCACCCTCAACAGTATTGCCTTAGCCTACATTCGTCTCGGCCAGCCCAAGCAAGCTTTACTTTTGTGCAATCAACTTCTGCCGATCCGTCGTGAACTTGGCGATCGCGCTGGGGAAGCAGCCACCCTCAACAACATTGGCTTGACTTACAGCGACTTAGGTCGGCCCCGTAAAGCGCTGGAATACTTTAAACAAGCACTCCTGATCCAAAAAGAATTGGGCGATCGCGCTGGAGAAGCCACAGCCCTCAACAACATTGGCTCCGTTTATAGTGATTTGGGTGAACCCCAGCGAGCTTTGCTGATTCACAACCAAATTTTGCTGATTCGGCGGGACTTGGGCGATCGCTTTGGCGAAGCCACCACCCTCAACAACATCGGCTTTGCGTATCGAGACGCGGGCCAATTGCACCAATCTTTAGACTTCTATCACCAAGCTCTCTGGATTCGAGAAATATTAGGCGATCGCCCCGGACAAGCCACCACGCTCAACAATATTGGTTTCGCCCATCGAGACCTGAAGCAGCCCCAGCGAGCTTTGGAGTTCTACAACCAATCCTTGCTGCTCTACCGAGAATTGCAGGATCGTACAGGCGAAATTACCACTCTGACTAATATTGGTGCCGTGTGGGCAGAATTAGAACAGCCAGACTGGGCCCAAGATTTCTATCAAGAAGCCTATGGGCTGGCCGAGAAAATCGGCAATCTTTTCTTGCTTGATTGGATTTGTGTGCTGAGAGGGGCTAATTCCTAACCAGACTAAGCAGGGGCATGGCAACACATGCCTCTATTCCCTCTATCAAAATTTACCTCTATCAAAACTAGTTGTAGCTATGCCAACTGGCTCTATGCCTAAGGCTAGTGGCAGGTCAGTCCTGATAATTACTAAAATTTACTAAAGAATCACATTTGACTTCTAA
It encodes:
- the bchH gene encoding magnesium chelatase subunit H, yielding MQRIVLMAGFESFNANLYRKAAQLAQARCPELEICVFSDRDLTTQSEAIAAALQGADVFFGSLLFDYDQVLWLRDRVQQIPIRLVFESALELMSLTKLGDFAIGDKPKGMPKPVKFILDKFGSGKEEDKLAGYLSFLKVGPKLLKFVPIQKVQDLRNWLIIYGYWNAGGPENVASMFWMIAEKYLGLAIGEIPAPIDTPNMGLLHPDYAGYFESPQQYLDWYHSSNKAGLGDRSSGKGRFSYESSASQHRFSTKPAPTEQPAPKNANLPVVGILLYRKHVVTKQPYIPQLIRHFEQAGLIPLPIFINGVEGHVAVRDWMTTSHEQEQRSQGQIETPSLSKEAVAVDAIVSTIGFPLVGGPAGSMEAGRQVEVAKRILSAKNVPYIVAAPLLIQDIHSWTRQGIGGLQSVVLYSLPELDGAIDPVPLGGLVGEDIYLIPERVQRLTGRLKRWIELRRTPPSDRKLAIILYGFPPGYGAVGTAALLNVPRSLLKFLQALKDQGYTVGDLPEDGEELIRQVKEADEVYTDHEDAPITLVSDRQLEKWLGYLKTSRIEKQWKSLTSSGIKTYGNQFCLGGIQLGNIWIGVQPPLGIQGDPMRLMFERDLTPHPQYAAFYQWLQHDFQANALVHFGMHGTVEWLPGSPLGNTGYSWSDILLGDLPNLYIYAANNPSESILAKRRGYGVLISHNVPPYGRAGLYKELVTLRDLIAEYREDPTKNYVLKEAILKKIADTGLDTDCPCGEAKKLGISLTTENAKLFSAEVFNRYLLKLYEYLQVLENRLFSTGLHTLGEVPNAEILAGYLNAYLGEELPEQAIAQVVTGADFKSLTQQFDLNGKTPKLEAAIQVRDLLAQTSDELTNLLRGLNGEYIPPAPGGDLLRDGPGVLPTGRNIHALDPYRMPSAAAYERGRAIAQQIIAQHLQEHHAYPETVAVMLWGLDAIKTKGESLGILLELVGAEPVKEGTGRIVRYELKPLAEVGHPRIDVLANLSGIFRDSFINIIELLDDLFRRAAEADEPEEQNFIRKHEIALRAQGVENASARLFSNPAGDFGSLVNDRVVDGNWESGDELGDTWRDRNTFSYGRQDKGQARPEILDTLLKTTERVVQEIDSLEYGLTDIQEYYANTGGLKRAAEQKRGKKVTTSFVESFSKDTTPRSLEDLLRLEYRTKLLNPKWAEAMAAQGSGGAFEISQRMTALIGWAGTADFQESWVYDQAADTYALDPEMAEKLRQANPEAFRNIVARMLEANGRGFWNPEPDKLAQLRQLYELTDEELEGITV
- a CDS encoding peptidoglycan-binding protein, with product MTFNIAALELPVLQNGSEGPAVGAWQSFLKGAQFVLGAVDEDFSRLTDTATRNYQQKNNLPATGVVDYTTYALALQQGFLFKVPNFSSALLLSYLNFGVAEVKDLQNSLNAIAQLDPPLTVDGDFGPLSSRGLAQVYKQRDVRFRDDLQQQLTATTKQKLETDFSAAIAFIDDYAKKLRFRLSGPHWVKFFLATNSIEDLASPFRQRAQAFEKALRVAGAKLDITNTLRPPERAYLMHFAAKISRSQIRPQDVTAMLGVDIDWVHYTNAGSVQAAQQMIDAYGIGTNPVALRSLHTQGLAIDWFINWEGTLQIRDSSGQLVNIGAPRNGENPTLMKVGASYGVYKLLGDPPHWSVNGG
- a CDS encoding tetratricopeptide repeat protein, giving the protein MKQPSSPVQAWEQYRNQAIACYSNNQFREYLTLSEQNLELARTLGDRTKEAIALNQVGLAHIRLWQPQQALGFLQQALVLQRALGASLSAAQAKIPQPNIASPLFGEATTLNNMGSVYSQLGEPQRALEFFNQALVIFRELGDRRIEAVTLNSIALAYIRLGQPKQALLLCNQLLPIRRELGDRAGEAATLNNIGLTYSDLGRPRKALEYFKQALLIQKELGDRAGEATALNNIGSVYSDLGEPQRALLIHNQILLIRRDLGDRFGEATTLNNIGFAYRDAGQLHQSLDFYHQALWIREILGDRPGQATTLNNIGFAHRDLKQPQRALEFYNQSLLLYRELQDRTGEITTLTNIGAVWAELEQPDWAQDFYQEAYGLAEKIGNLFLLDWICVLRGANS